Proteins from one Panicum virgatum strain AP13 chromosome 7K, P.virgatum_v5, whole genome shotgun sequence genomic window:
- the LOC120639791 gene encoding IN2-2 protein-like, which yields MATAAPVSVPRIKLGSQGLEVSAQGLGCMSMSAFYGPPKPEPDMIKLIHHAVATGVTLLDTSDMYGPHTNEILLSKALQGGVREKVELATKFGIDYFPGGLAAGNVDIRGDPAYVRAACEGSLKRLGVDCIDLYYQHRIDKRVPIEVTVS from the coding sequence ATGGCCACCGCCGCTCCCGTATCCGTTCCCCGCATCAAGCTGGGCTCCCAGGGGCTGGAGGTCTCGGCGCAGGGCCTCGGCTGCATGAGCATGTCCGCCTTCTACGGCCCGCCCAAGCCCGAGCCCGACATGATCAAGCTCATCCACCACGCCGTTGCCACTGGAGTCACCTTGCTCGACACCTCCGACATGTACGGCCCGCACACCAACGAGATCCTCCTCAGCAAGGCATTGCAGGGCGGGGTGCGGGAGAAGGTGGAGCTGGCCACTAAGTTCGGCATCGATTATTTCCCCGGCGGCTTAGCCGCCGGAAATGTCGACATCCGCGGGGACCCGGCGTACGTGCGCGCGGCGTGCGAGGGCAGCCTCAAGCGGCTCGGCGTAGACTGCATCGACCTCTACTACCAGCACCGCATCGACAAGAGGGTGCCCATCGAGGTCACGGTGAGTTGA